TCGCgtttatgaatattttttttttattttaagaaaaaaccTCCTAATACTAATTTCCTAATAACTGTCAAACATTTTTCGGTTTTGGAGGGAAATATTTACAGAGctctagaaaaaattttctataaaaatataatctaGTTTGCctagtataaaaataatattaatacaaattaaaatattgataGATGTAACGTTGACagcatatataaaagattttacCTAAGAACTTACTaattatgaattttttgttgGTTTTTCAGAAAGGTATTAAAAAGAACATtgatttttactaaaaatttattttaaaaaatattaagtataaaaaacaaatatttcttaaaatcaaaacatTTGCACAtgttttcaattttaaacatagacttttttgaatattaaaatttttcacctgtcaaaatttaattcataaattattcaaacataattttcatTCTAAAActctttgttttttaataatttaaattacaCTATatgacaaaaaaaatttcaaaaacaaaaaacctGCTTAAATAATTCCACATGTTATtttaatcataaaaaagcGTACATTTCAAATATATCCAATGGTGACGTGTTAAAATGctctttataaaatgttttttttttcatacaTGTATTTAATACCAGAACTTGATCAGGAGGAGGATTTTTAcgatttattagaaaaagatGAAATCATAATATACGAAGATCAATCAAGATCATTTACTAAAATGACTAGATATATGTCGGAAAATGCTTATAAAATATGCGTTAGATCATTTCCACTTCTTAAACGTAGGTTAATGTTTGATTTGAACATTCCTATATTACCAGTGGCGATTTATTATAGACACATGATTTTACCAAACGAGCctataaagaaattaattCATGAGATTAATAGtctaaaatatgaattattAGAAACAAGAGTTAATAATATGATTTCAAAAAACCAAAtacacatttttatagaaggAACACCAAAAGATACAGAATTTGAGAGGACAAACCATCTAATGtcaataataaacaaattaaacaTGACAAATATTAGTTTTGGTTATTATAACTGTTTATTGAATAGAAGATTGAGTAATTACATATGTGATTTTGTCAATAGTAGAAAGTTgccatttatttttatagatgGACAATGTTTAGGAACATTAGAAGTATTTGAAGAGATGTTCgtacagaaaaaaatatctcatattttgaaaaatttacgagattcaaaataaaaaacatagaataaaaatagcaAGTTTATATACTTAATTCTTTGTCCCAAATCATAAGCAGATTTAATTTAgctttttatttctctttGTTGAACattcaaattattttactGTTTAATTATTGGCTTTACAAATTTCGTCGCCTTATTTAAATGCcataaaatttgtttcaCAATTTATAGTTTTGTATTTCCTTTTATTAACCACTTATGTTACTTTtacaattaattttatactttaCAAAAGTCTGAGACTTATTTTGATACCATAATTCgcgtttaaattttatttcaattttgTTTCTTTCATTGTCTAGATTACTTTGACtgttaatataattttggCAGTTCCTTCTTCTCgtctttaatattaattttagagTTAACTTTATAACTCATTTCACAAAATATGtttaactaaaaaaaagttttctGAGCCATAAtaccttttttattttctacaAGATAAGACTTTAAATGGTTCTACCCATGATTTTCTTCAGATATCATCCAATGACCCCCCCCCCTTGTTAATATCAAGATATGCAATGACAAGTAggctttttttaaacagattaagttttttttgtatatataaatcgccctgatttttatttagtgtGTTTATGAGGAATTTTAACTATAAAACCGTCTTGTTATAAAACATTGGATGTAGCCTTTTCTGATATTACGAAattctattatatttataaaaatattttattttttgatagtACTCTCATTAATCCGGTTCCCATCATTGATAtcactttttattttttaattttttttttttaacccaTGAGTAAACAGATGACTATAATTAATGACACAAGAAAACTAGAAAACAAATACAATAATCTAAAACTTACTAAAAGCcaattaattataaatttacttaAAGAAACcctaattaaaaaaacaaatgaaaatattgaattaaacaaaaaatttgaagaaTTACAAATCGCGGAAAATGATtccaataataaaattattgaagCTTTAAATtcagaaaataaaagacTGTATGAAGAACTTGAACaaactaaaaaagaaaatataaaaattattgaaaaacttaataatgaaatttctaaaacaaaaaaagaggtTACTGatcttcaaaaaaattctgaCAATTctgattataaaagaaaatttacaGAAATTTCTTATGAAAACGACaatttgaagaaaattatttctacaCTGGAAAATgcaaatattaaacaagaaaaattttttaatgaaaaaaataatctaataaaaattttcgaaaatttaaatatgaaacttgatgatattaaaaatgaatttattaGTAAAAACATGCTAAttaatgaagaaattaaagaGTTTAAAGAGgtattaaaagaaaataaacatgTTAGTAATGATGTTGTAAAAGATAATACGATTAAGATATTGAAAGAGAGTCTTAAAATTAAGGATAAATTGATCAATCAACAAAAGAAAGATAAAAACCAACCTGTTGAGAAtgtaaaagaagaagatatgaaagaaatattagaaaatgaaatattatattcaGATGTATCAGAAGTACAAGATAATAAGAAAGAGATCGTTAAATCAAATCTGAAAAGTACAAAACCTACtactaaaaaacaaacaaattctGAACCAACTTTGGAAAATCCGAAATCAATTATTAagaaacaaacaaatattaaaccTAGTGATAGTCAGAAAAGTACTACAAATACAAGAGCATCTAAAAAGAAGCCTAATGCCAAAGAAATAACCAGTTTAAAACCAAGCGATAGTCAGAAAAGTACGACTGGtacaaaatcaaatattaagaaaacGACAGGTGCTAAAGAAATAAGTAGTTTAAACTCTAAAGAAAAGGATCCAATTAAAGAAACTCAAtctaaagaaaaaattacttCTAAGCCTAAAAATGGTAGTCCAATGAAAACTATTACGAATAAGGAAAATGACTTTGACTCgattgtaaaaaacaataataaaagaaaaacgTCTCTTCTCCGCTTAGGCAAGTCAAATACTTCGTTCTTTGCTAATTTGTCATTTGCAGATTCTAGCCCagcatttaaaaaatataaaaattaaacttaatgtagtaaataaaaattgtaaattcttttattaaaatagaCACAGGCTTACATTCATTTAAATGGAATGTATCATTTCTAGGTGCTTTTCAAAAAGGGTTTAAAATCCATTATACACCGAACTTATGTTACTAATATCAATCTATAACTATAgtttgaaaataaacacTAAAGAgtcaaatattaattatataaaattctacaaatgtttttgtttttttttatcgtCTAGTGCAGtctttcattttttcttatcCCTCTAATTTCTAAATGAAACAAGAAGATTTTCTCAACAATCTAGACAAGGAAACTCTAGGCGGTTGTATTGCCAATTCATACGATCTTTTAACTTTATCATCtgacaaaatttttaatacaaatattgaaaaagacttgtttgaaattttaagcACAAATTTctcaacaataaaaaattcagaaaaaaaatttttaaaaaataaaaatcttaaagttttatttaacaATTTAAGCCATTTAATTTTGGGCAATGATGACTggaataaacaaaataaagaagaagcTGCAAGGCTTCTTTATGGGATAAATTATTGGGTTATTAAAGAAGGTGGGCCATATGTGAcagattttataattttaaatgattttCATGTTGATATTgtctttttgtttatacaattatttgacaaatttgtataacaaaataaagaaaagtttTGTTGttgattattattattctgttttataatatagacaaatttatttactgttttttttttataacttatAGTAGAATTTGTTTACATACATTTTAATTTCgtactaatttttttacatttgttTTCATTCTACAAATATTAGCTGTAATTGTTATgtctttgtttttaaatattgcattttaaaaataatttgttttcatTCTACAAATGTAAGCTGTAATTAATACATCtttgtttttgaatattgcattttaaaaataatttgttgtctacttttttttatatcgcatctaaaatatcaattttttatttttaaagagtAATAAGTCTGTCTTTTTTCTGCCCTTTTAATGTCTTCTGATGATCATTTAATTTACACAAAAATCAGAGATTTATCATATTCCGGATTATACAACATAAAATGCCATGTATTGACGATTTACCCGTGGAAAGAATCTAAAGGGAATGATTTCGTTATGACACTCAAAGTCGCCGACGACCcgaaagaaaattttatatttgtaaaaatttttaatagtaaaaaatatgaacatgattttttaataggcgactttttaaaaataataaaaatacgaCATTTtagtaataatttttatattttagataaaGAAGGTCAAATTTCAAAACTCAATAAAACTAATACTAGTAAAAATGTGGATTTTCCACTTCGAAAAATTGTCGACCTAACCTATTctgaatatataaaattcataggaatattaatttacaaacaaaaagaGACAGAAAATCTTACAATACTCGGATTTATTGATTACACAATAAATCCgagtattaaaaaatcagaaaataaagcatattatgaaaataatatgattttatatGTCAGGGTATGGGACAAATTGGCCAAAAAAgctttaaatttatcagaAAATTCTGTTTACTGTTTAGTTAACTTGAAAATCAAGCCAGAAATGAACAGAATCTGCTCTGATCTGTCAGATTGTCCTCTGTCAAGTATTTCAGAGGTATTAGACGAGtcaattataaatgaaattaagTCTAGAGGCAGACAGcctaaagataaaattatttgctTTAATGGAGATCTTTACAAGAATAATAAgttgatatttataaaagacaTTAAAGATTCGggatattataaaatacaagTAAAGATATTGAGACATCATCCTTTTAATGGCgagattattaaaatatgcaCGCCGTGTGGACTAATAAAAACGAGTAAGAAATGCGAATGCGGACTGGAAACTGACGAGGTTTTTGTTGTCAAATATTTGGTAAGAGACGAGAGTGGGGAAATTGTCTTGCTTTGTAAAAATGACATAGCCAAGGCTATGCTGAGAAGATGTGAAGCGGAGAAGAGGATGGAATTACTTGTTTATTGTGAGTATAGGAATAGTAAAATGTATTATGAAGTAAAAGACATACCTaaattaacaaataaattcaatacataaatttaatattcaaatttaatacataaattttaaacaaataaatttaatatttaaatttttaaacaaataaatttaatattaaaaataaatgaaaatatgcattttaaaataataatattttaatatttttaacaaataGATTTAGTTCAATTTTGACTTGCTCTCATTTGtcctttttctttttttcttatttttgaCCCATCAGAATGTCCGGTGAAAAATTCaacaaagaagaagaaaaactTATTCCTAACCAAAATGTAGAAGGAGACAGAGAAACAGAAGACAGCGAAGTCAGCACATCAGATAGCAGTTTAACCGACTCTGGATCAGACGACAGTTCAGAATCATCTTACAGTGATTACGATGATGATGACAGCGACAGTGAAATCGAAAGCGACGATGATTCAGAAtaattaaaagttttataaaaaaaactctatttttaattttaccactttatatttgcaattataagttttaaaattaattattttgaaatgttcttactttattttgcaattataagttttaaaattaattataatacaaatttatataaaaaaatctcaaATTATTCCACAACTTTAGATTtgattgttttattttatactaCAATTTATGCatagtttattttatatgtacGTGTATTCTTAGTAATTTGTGTTTTTATgagtttgtttgttaacaaacaaagtatttcttaaaaaagtataaatagaaaaaatttcctgcataattataaaattgtaaggtctcatatttttatttcaaaatctTTCTCCTcttgtcttttttttctatccTATATTTTCAGTGTTTCCTCTAGTATTATGTCTCTCGTCATTTATCTCGTCTTGTCTTCTCAGTTCCTCCAAGTCTTTTTCcctttcttcttcttttttttctatttctgGCCTCtcgtttatatttttcaataatttttccGCAAATTGGTCCAGTGTGTATTTTGGTTGTATTCTGTTTTTTAGCATGTCTTttctatttataatattcctttctatgtttttataattatgagTCTTATCTCCTGTACTGTTATGAGTCTCGTCTATTTTGTCAATcctttctatatttttataagtaagagtcttttttgaattatttatttttctatgGAAATCTTCTTGTTCTTCCTTTTGGCGCATTTCTTGAAATATTATCTCAAGTTTTAGATAATTTACTGTCTCTATACTTACTACATACAAATATTCTAGTAGTGACAATATCCACTCTTTATCATCCCAGTCTATAAAGTCAAATCTAAATGACTTCTTAATTTtgtacatttttattttatcatttctcgattttatgttatatttttcctGATCTTTCAGATCTTCAATATAGAACATGTAGTTTTCATATTCCTCGATGCTCTCCTGTTTTCTATTCTGAGTTTCTAGATATTTCCCATTTAGAAAAGGAATAGAAAAATCAAGGAGATCCCGGGAATCCAAGTCATTTAATTTGTACTTGTCATATTGAAAGAAGAAGATGTATTTAGAAGGAGGCTTATTATTTAAGACACTGATTATTTCTTCCTTAATATTAACACTCTCTTTAATGTTTTCCTGTATAGGATTCATAAAGGGGtctaaacataaaaatggTCATATGTACATTTCTAAGATTTAGATTGTGATGAggtttaattttgtttataacactgtagattaaaaaaataagaaactTGCACTTATTTATATGCTTATAATTctgaaatatatttataattactgtaatatatttataagctgtaatatatttataattctgaaatatatttataattctgaaatatatttataattactgTAATATGCTTATAAGCTGTATTATACAGGtatattcaaatattatattgtcAAATCTCTTTATTTAGTCACATCTCCCTACAAATTCCCTTCTCTTGTATCCCTCTGGATTTATCAGGAGGCACTCAAAGCCCATCCCGCCAAATGTGTCTCGATCTGATGAATTCAGAAATGTCTGCACTGAAGTAGTAAAAAGATCTTCATCTTCCATCTCTGGATAGAACAAGGCTTCAGACAAGCCCATCAAGTTCTTACTCGCAGTACCAGAAGTAACAAACTCACTTGTCTCTTTCATGGCTCCTATACAATCCATACTAGAAGCATAAGGCTTCTTATCCAGAGTCATCCCGCACACTATAACTGCCACATAGTAGGGCTGAAGTCTCTTCTGatacaaaatataagaaatcATATTACTCAATTCTGATGGCTCCATGTCTTTATTATTGTCTTGtacaaacaaattataattcttccgtatctttttaaataacaTTTCTCCGTCTGAGACGAGGCCTGTGAAGCCGAAGAAAAGCCTGGGGGTTAGGGAGtaaattttagtaaaatttttgcttACTGAAATTGGGCCTGAGCCGAGTCTCTTGTCTGATAAAAAAGCGACTGAAGATTTGCCTATCATGGCTAGTAAAGAGCCACCGTAATGTTGAGAAATATCACTCATTTGAgggtataaaaaattagaaattatgGAATTGTTTGTATTTGTCAAATAACATGTTTATCAAGATATATGAGTAAATAATGTGtaaaataacattttaatttgattgtaaaataatattctaAGATGTAATTAATGtatgatttatatttaaaaatatgatcaagtataaaatgtattaaGAATATAATCAAGTATACAATGTACTTAAGAATATGTCTTATATTgatcatattaaaaaagtttgAGACTCTTTATGAAAGACAGACAATTTGAtttgaataattttaaatttttttaccccaAATGAGACactctttttataaacaaaaagccttttataaaagatcTTACATATTTCCTATGTATCTTCTCCCTATCTTAATAGGCATTACAAAATCATAC
The Vairimorpha necatrix chromosome 6, complete sequence DNA segment above includes these coding regions:
- a CDS encoding monothiol glutaredoxin produces the protein MYLIPELDQEEDFYDLLEKDEIIIYEDQSRSFTKMTRYMSENAYKICVRSFPLLKRRLMFDLNIPILPVAIYYRHMILPNEPIKKLIHEINSLKYELLETRVNNMISKNQIHIFIEGTPKDTEFERTNHLMSIINKLNMTNISFGYYNCLLNRRLSNYICDFVNSRKLPFIFIDGQCLGTLEVFEEMFVQKKISHILKNLRDSK
- a CDS encoding protection of telomeres protein 1; amino-acid sequence: MSSDDHLIYTKIRDLSYSGLYNIKCHVLTIYPWKESKGNDFVMTLKVADDPKENFIFVKIFNSKKYEHDFLIGDFLKIIKIRHFSNNFYILDKEGQISKLNKTNTSKNVDFPLRKIVDLTYSEYIKFIGILIYKQKETENLTILGFIDYTINPSIKKSENKAYYENNMILYVRVWDKLAKKALNLSENSVYCLVNLKIKPEMNRICSDLSDCPLSSISEVLDESIINEIKSRGRQPKDKIICFNGDLYKNNKLIFIKDIKDSGYYKIQVKILRHHPFNGEIIKICTPCGLIKTSKKCECGLETDEVFVVKYLVRDESGEIVLLCKNDIAKAMLRRCEAEKRMELLVYCEYRNSKMYYEVKDIPKLTNKFNT
- a CDS encoding proteasome subunit PSB3 (PSB3), whose product is MSDISQHYGGSLLAMIGKSSVAFLSDKRLGSGPISVSKNFTKIYSLTPRLFFGFTGLVSDGEMLFKKIRKNYNLFVQDNNKDMEPSELSNMISYILYQKRLQPYYVAVIVCGMTLDKKPYASSMDCIGAMKETSEFVTSGTASKNLMGLSEALFYPEMEDEDLFTTSVQTFLNSSDRDTFGGMGFECLLINPEGYKRREFVGRCD